From the Desulfovibrio sp. JY genome, one window contains:
- a CDS encoding B12-binding domain-containing radical SAM protein, which produces MKNVLMLNPPLPLSFWSFRETLAMTGKKALLPPLGLLTVAALLPRDWNIRLVDLNVRPLIESDWDGIDLLLVTGMLVQRESLLDLLAEAKARGVATAAGGAYPTTSPKEVLDAGCDFLILGEGETTIPEMVAAMAAGRTSGTFACEDKPALATSPPPRYDLIAPGDYESMSVQTSRGCPFACEFCDIVSLFGRVQRHKTPDQVLGELEAIRRLGFRGTVFVADDNFIGNRSRTVALLERIIEWQTRHGEPFDFITQASVNLGQDIPLIDLLTAANFSYVFVGIESPDDDVLTAAHKHQNVRNPLLDSLRAINANGLSVIGSFILGMDGEKAGAGERMRAFAEAADLPWVMVNVLRALPHTALWDRLKAEGRLYDGIAESGWDSLTNFTPQRPIDEIFAEQVSALNALYAPGAYLGRALRATLAMRPTRASMPGAAPKANADPALAIPQKNRSPDFTPLLRLIWRQGVTGEARGQFWRQLAIVARRNPSRLRRYIVLCGMGENLFSFVRNIREQAETRRCASS; this is translated from the coding sequence ATGAAAAATGTCCTCATGCTGAATCCGCCGTTGCCCCTGTCGTTTTGGAGCTTTCGCGAAACCCTGGCCATGACTGGAAAAAAGGCTCTCCTGCCGCCCTTGGGGCTGCTGACCGTGGCCGCCCTGTTGCCCAGGGACTGGAACATCCGGCTGGTTGATCTGAACGTTCGACCTTTGATCGAGTCCGACTGGGACGGGATCGATCTGTTGCTCGTCACAGGCATGCTGGTGCAGCGCGAAAGCCTGCTGGATCTTCTTGCCGAGGCCAAGGCCCGAGGCGTCGCCACGGCTGCCGGCGGTGCCTACCCCACCACCTCGCCCAAGGAAGTGCTGGACGCGGGCTGCGACTTTCTCATCCTGGGCGAAGGGGAAACCACCATCCCGGAAATGGTTGCCGCGATGGCGGCCGGCCGGACCAGCGGCACGTTCGCGTGCGAAGACAAGCCCGCCCTGGCCACATCGCCCCCACCCCGCTACGACCTCATTGCCCCGGGCGATTATGAATCCATGTCTGTCCAGACCTCCAGGGGGTGTCCTTTCGCCTGCGAATTCTGCGACATCGTGAGCTTGTTCGGCCGGGTCCAGCGCCACAAGACGCCGGATCAGGTCCTCGGCGAACTGGAGGCCATTCGCCGGCTCGGCTTTCGGGGCACGGTGTTCGTGGCCGACGACAACTTCATCGGCAACCGTTCCCGGACCGTGGCCCTCCTTGAGCGCATCATCGAATGGCAGACCAGGCATGGCGAGCCGTTTGATTTCATCACCCAGGCCTCGGTTAATCTGGGCCAGGACATCCCGCTGATCGACCTGCTTACCGCCGCTAATTTCTCCTATGTCTTCGTCGGCATCGAATCCCCGGACGACGACGTTCTGACCGCCGCGCACAAGCACCAGAACGTGCGCAACCCGCTGCTCGATTCCCTGCGCGCCATAAACGCCAACGGCCTCAGCGTCATCGGCAGCTTCATCCTTGGCATGGACGGCGAGAAGGCCGGAGCCGGAGAGCGCATGCGGGCCTTCGCCGAAGCGGCGGATTTGCCCTGGGTCATGGTCAACGTCCTGCGCGCCCTTCCCCACACCGCCCTGTGGGACAGACTCAAGGCGGAAGGCCGGCTGTACGACGGCATCGCGGAAAGCGGCTGGGACTCCCTGACCAATTTCACCCCCCAGCGGCCCATCGACGAGATCTTCGCCGAACAGGTCTCGGCCCTAAACGCCCTTTACGCTCCGGGGGCCTACCTTGGGCGGGCGCTTCGGGCCACGCTTGCCATGCGCCCGACCCGGGCCTCCATGCCAGGGGCCGCACCCAAAGCCAACGCCGACCCCGCTCTGGCCATACCCCAAAAAAACCGCAGCCCTGACTTCACGCCTCTTTTGCGCCTGATCTGGAGGCAGGGGGTGACAGGGGAGGCGCGCGGGCAGTTTTGGCGGCAACTGGCCATCGTCGCCCGGCGCAATCCCAGCCGTTTGCGGCGCTATATCGTCCTTTGCGGCATGGGGGAAAACCTTTTTTCCTTCGTGCGCAATATCCGGGAGCAGGCCGAGACGAGGCGATGCGCCTCATCCTAA